The following proteins are co-located in the Diaphorobacter sp. HDW4B genome:
- a CDS encoding DUF2514 family protein, which yields MFTQAKLIITAVVLAALIGLGTWWHLSRVHAAEKAVHAHYAVVLSEIREKTAAAVTAFRATETAWRSAIDKEAANGQARIDLARHDAAGARTERDRLLADVARYRTAARTAQHSSAPTAGPTTGDALDLFADLFSRADARAGELAEFADAAHAAGLTCERSFDALSRTKPATVQAPQSNQ from the coding sequence ATGTTCACGCAAGCCAAACTCATCATCACCGCTGTCGTGCTGGCCGCACTCATTGGCCTTGGCACCTGGTGGCATCTCTCTCGCGTGCACGCCGCCGAGAAAGCCGTGCATGCGCACTACGCCGTTGTGCTGAGCGAGATCCGCGAGAAGACCGCCGCGGCCGTTACCGCTTTCCGCGCCACTGAAACCGCGTGGCGTTCCGCAATCGATAAGGAGGCCGCCAATGGCCAAGCCCGCATTGACCTTGCGCGTCACGATGCTGCTGGTGCTCGCACTGAGCGCGACCGCCTGCTCGCCGACGTTGCCCGTTATCGCACCGCCGCCCGAACCGCCCAGCATTCCAGCGCTCCCACCGCAGGCCCGACAACCGGCGACGCCCTCGATCTGTTCGCCGACCTGTTCAGCAGGGCTGACGCGCGAGCGGGCGAACTGGCGGAGTTCGCTGATGCCGCCCATGCCGCAGGACTCACCTGCGAGCGTTCCTTCGACGCGCTGAGCCGTACCAAGCCTGCCACTGTGCAAGCTCCACAATCAAACCAATAG
- a CDS encoding Gp49 family protein — translation MSDSIEQEIQSKASSAPRVTPADIEDEITSEFYFTAADGVIGASGHRLNSVRAGTALNLLTFCVLVLRNGFTVTGESACVSTENFNAEIGRAVARENAINQIWPLLGFRLRDQLARPVLTEADAAADLAGTPRPGQATA, via the coding sequence ATGTCCGATTCCATTGAGCAAGAAATCCAATCCAAGGCCAGCAGCGCACCGCGCGTGACGCCTGCTGATATCGAGGACGAGATCACCAGCGAGTTCTATTTCACCGCCGCCGATGGCGTGATTGGAGCCAGCGGTCACCGTCTGAACAGCGTGCGAGCCGGGACGGCGCTCAACCTGCTCACTTTCTGTGTGCTAGTGCTGCGCAACGGCTTCACTGTTACCGGCGAGAGCGCTTGCGTCAGCACAGAAAACTTCAACGCCGAGATCGGCCGCGCTGTTGCCCGTGAAAACGCCATCAACCAGATCTGGCCGCTGCTGGGCTTTCGCTTGCGCGACCAGCTTGCACGCCCCGTGCTGACCGAGGCAGACGCTGCCGCCGATCTGGCTGGAACGCCGCGCCCTGGGCAAGCCACCGCCTGA
- a CDS encoding N4-gp56 family major capsid protein — translation MGKTVVGVNSPRAVKRFSGELALDASQASYFGRRFTAVGQGAKTPIQLLTDLESEAGDLISYDLLAELRMAPVEGDDTLEGKEEAQKFYTDELYIDQARGGVNTGGRMSRKRTLHDLRVRAKQQQASWWGRFQDELTFTYFGGSRGINANFILPLGYQGRAKNALTAPTANQHMFGGDATSTANIDVSDKMTLKLIGDAKTRADTQGGGATDVPVIQPCVVDGEEVFVLVMHTWQEDDLRNDVSTGAWMDLQKAAAASLGAKSPLFKSALGMHRGVVLHSHRNVIRHNTHGAGQNVETARALFMGAQAGVMAFGSPGTGMRYGWHEETADRGNQVIITTSSIFGLKKSVFEMGGVPQDHGLYALDTAAASR, via the coding sequence ATGGGTAAAACCGTTGTGGGCGTGAACAGCCCCCGCGCCGTCAAGCGCTTCTCTGGCGAACTGGCCCTCGACGCCAGCCAAGCTTCGTACTTTGGCCGCCGCTTCACTGCTGTCGGCCAAGGCGCGAAAACTCCCATTCAACTGCTGACCGATCTGGAATCCGAAGCCGGTGACCTGATCAGCTACGACCTGCTGGCCGAACTGCGCATGGCACCAGTCGAAGGCGATGACACGCTGGAAGGCAAGGAAGAAGCGCAGAAGTTCTACACGGACGAGCTGTACATCGACCAAGCGCGCGGTGGTGTGAATACCGGTGGCCGCATGTCGCGCAAGCGCACGCTGCACGATCTTCGTGTGCGCGCCAAGCAGCAGCAAGCAAGCTGGTGGGGCCGCTTTCAGGATGAACTCACGTTCACCTACTTCGGTGGCTCGCGCGGCATCAACGCCAACTTCATCTTGCCACTGGGCTATCAAGGCCGTGCCAAGAATGCGCTGACCGCACCGACAGCCAATCAACATATGTTCGGCGGCGATGCCACGTCGACGGCCAACATCGATGTCAGCGACAAGATGACTCTCAAGCTGATCGGCGATGCCAAGACCCGTGCGGACACTCAGGGCGGTGGTGCCACCGATGTGCCGGTGATCCAGCCTTGCGTGGTGGACGGCGAAGAAGTGTTCGTGCTGGTGATGCACACCTGGCAGGAAGACGATCTGCGCAATGACGTTTCCACGGGCGCGTGGATGGATCTGCAGAAGGCCGCTGCTGCATCGCTGGGTGCCAAGTCGCCGCTGTTCAAGTCGGCGCTGGGCATGCATCGCGGTGTGGTGCTGCACTCGCACCGCAATGTGATTCGTCACAACACCCACGGCGCGGGCCAGAACGTGGAAACCGCGCGTGCCTTGTTCATGGGCGCGCAGGCGGGCGTGATGGCCTTCGGTTCGCCGGGCACGGGTATGCGCTACGGCTGGCACGAGGAAACCGCTGATCGCGGCAACCAAGTGATCATCACCACATCCTCGATCTTCGGTCTGAAGAAGTCCGTGTTCGAGATGGGCGGTGTGCCGCAGGACCACGGCCTGTACGCGCTCGATACTGCCGCAGCTTCGCGCTGA